A genomic stretch from Glaciecola nitratireducens FR1064 includes:
- a CDS encoding DUF2333 family protein: MTQFFSTKTVSAGIALIILLFALLGFWWSFEPNTFDVRKNAQDMAAQKGHQVVTGYTTTSALIRVTEEMLYKNGGYITNDVLPPGIFMDNIPAWEFGVLEMSRDLALSMRKDFSRSQSQSLENPYLVEAQPFFNNDSNRWILPSSESRYEKAIEQLYLYQAELGNITNSNTQFYARADNLRDWLKQMEKRLGSMSQKLSASVGSDVINTELAGDSKATQSTPQSPVVSNKTSWFQLDNNFYEARGASWALLHFLKAVEIDFKDVLENKNATVSVRQIIRELEATQETMFSPVILNGDGFGMLANHSLVMANYISRANAALIELSELLNQG; this comes from the coding sequence ATGACACAGTTTTTTTCTACGAAGACAGTTTCTGCGGGTATCGCACTCATCATCCTGCTGTTCGCATTACTCGGTTTTTGGTGGAGTTTTGAGCCAAACACATTTGACGTGCGCAAAAATGCACAAGACATGGCGGCTCAAAAAGGTCATCAAGTAGTAACAGGATACACAACAACATCAGCGCTTATCCGAGTGACTGAAGAAATGCTTTATAAAAACGGTGGGTACATTACAAACGATGTACTGCCTCCTGGCATTTTTATGGATAACATACCAGCTTGGGAGTTTGGTGTTTTAGAAATGAGCAGAGATCTTGCGCTCTCTATGCGTAAAGACTTCAGTCGTTCGCAATCACAGTCTCTCGAAAATCCCTATTTAGTTGAAGCCCAACCGTTTTTTAATAATGACAGTAACCGCTGGATTTTGCCTTCCTCCGAATCTCGCTATGAAAAAGCCATAGAGCAACTTTACTTGTATCAGGCTGAGCTTGGCAATATTACTAATTCGAATACTCAATTTTATGCTAGAGCTGACAACTTGCGTGATTGGTTAAAGCAGATGGAAAAGAGATTAGGAAGTATGTCGCAAAAGCTGAGTGCCAGTGTAGGCTCAGACGTGATCAATACTGAGCTCGCCGGCGACTCTAAAGCAACACAATCGACACCGCAAAGTCCAGTCGTTAGCAACAAAACGAGTTGGTTTCAGTTAGACAATAACTTTTATGAAGCGCGCGGCGCAAGTTGGGCTTTGCTGCACTTTTTGAAAGCCGTAGAGATAGATTTTAAAGATGTATTGGAGAATAAAAACGCGACGGTTAGCGTACGTCAAATTATTCGTGAATTAGAAGCAACTCAAGAAACCATGTTTTCGCCCGTGATATTAAACGGAGACGGCTTTGGTATGTTAGCTAATCACTCGTTAGTAATGGCGAACTATATTTCAAGAGCAAATGCTGCTCTAATCGAATTATCAGAATTATTAAATCAAGGATAA
- a CDS encoding acyl-CoA desaturase, with product MNKPPIIITNVLVFSVLTLIALVGTPMWALSYGFDWVEIGAAIFLFYFTGMSITAGYHRLWSHKTYSAHPIVRFILAVGGAMTLQNSILHWSSDHRVHHKHVDIDDADPYSASKGFWFSHIGWMLREYQATRYADYSNCKDLQKDKIVMWQHKYYLPIVLVSNFGICILLGWLNGDILGMVLLAGVTRLVLVHHVTFFINSLAHMWGSRPFTDKNSARDNGILAFFTFGEGYHNFHHIFEYDYRNGVKWWQFDPTKWMIKGLSYVGLTNNLRTCPEERIEKAKLEMQLKYAHDKAITLPNAEEIVVKIQHEYDVLMQRMGEYYATKKRLVNMKKKNLQATYERLELDFKYKELKQTLAVQKQKWRTMYSFYLEPQTA from the coding sequence TTGAATAAACCTCCCATTATAATTACCAACGTATTAGTTTTTAGTGTTCTGACACTAATAGCACTGGTAGGGACACCAATGTGGGCACTAAGTTACGGATTTGACTGGGTCGAAATAGGCGCAGCCATTTTTCTTTTTTATTTTACCGGTATGTCGATTACAGCTGGTTATCATCGTCTTTGGTCTCACAAGACATATAGCGCACATCCGATAGTTCGCTTCATTTTGGCCGTCGGCGGTGCAATGACATTGCAAAACAGCATTTTACATTGGTCTTCAGATCATCGTGTTCACCACAAGCATGTTGATATTGACGACGCCGATCCGTACTCAGCGAGCAAAGGCTTTTGGTTTTCGCATATCGGTTGGATGCTGCGTGAATACCAAGCTACCCGATATGCAGATTACAGTAACTGCAAAGACTTACAAAAAGACAAAATTGTCATGTGGCAACATAAGTATTACTTACCTATCGTGCTGGTATCGAACTTTGGTATATGTATTTTGTTAGGTTGGTTAAATGGCGATATTTTAGGCATGGTGTTACTCGCCGGGGTGACTCGACTTGTACTGGTTCACCACGTCACGTTCTTCATAAACTCACTGGCACACATGTGGGGTTCTCGCCCGTTCACGGACAAAAACTCAGCGCGCGACAATGGAATATTAGCATTCTTTACATTTGGCGAAGGCTATCATAATTTCCATCATATATTTGAGTATGACTATCGAAATGGTGTGAAGTGGTGGCAGTTTGATCCAACGAAATGGATGATAAAAGGTTTGTCATACGTGGGCTTAACAAACAATCTTAGGACTTGCCCTGAAGAGCGTATTGAAAAAGCTAAATTAGAAATGCAGCTTAAATATGCTCATGATAAGGCGATAACGTTGCCGAACGCAGAAGAAATTGTTGTCAAAATTCAACATGAATATGATGTTTTAATGCAGCGCATGGGTGAATATTATGCCACTAAAAAGCGTCTGGTAAATATGAAGAAGAAGAATTTGCAGGCTACATATGAGCGCTTAGAGCTTGATTTTAAATATAAAGAATTGAAGCAAACTCTTGCTGTTCAAAAACAAAAGTGGCGAACAATGTACTCATTCTACTTAGAGCCTCAAACGGCTTAA
- a CDS encoding EAL domain-containing protein, which translates to MNAKLMSGLDAINDTAMSPSSVGSVMDYLGYQLAKMNDVLGLSGSALCVSRAGHLLDKDSNNLYVIGAINAFLPILQNDAATALPKRLAKLVQHCFDSKTHYYSSKDNLMYLNYSGLESLIYFESATALEVSEQKIAETMASQISIGLENVNLYSKLKTTSFNDWLTKLPNRNEFINLISAMKTDLTVRKQLALVDLSHFSDINDGLGQDIGNSLLVAVSKRLVNSFSDGIQIGRITGDVFGIIGDASFVAPHIINDLFREPFSVSSHALLINVNIGFYEIQANVDAIYQLRCANVALNHAKKSISKNAAFYSPAMDDETRKRLDIIRNLQHDFECEKLEVWYQPQIDLLTEETVGVEALLRWRDSKGEFISPEVFVPLAEYSGLIVEIGKWVLAESVRRLKVLIAAGYSHIRMAVNVSVLQFRDQSFVNYVKYVIDLHGIPPKLLELEITESVVMDEPEIVIQALNQLKAFGVHIAIDDFGTGFSSMSYIQKLPLDRLKIDRSFVKDIDTNKDAFIAQAIVNLGKQLGLITIAEGVERKSQASQMLKLGTDEAQGYLFAKPMPFSDLKTYLLSHSYQKVAPDNT; encoded by the coding sequence ATGAACGCGAAATTAATGTCAGGTTTAGATGCGATCAATGATACGGCAATGAGTCCGTCTTCTGTCGGCTCTGTAATGGATTATCTAGGATATCAATTAGCAAAAATGAATGATGTTCTTGGTCTATCAGGCAGCGCGCTTTGCGTTTCTAGGGCTGGCCACTTGCTTGATAAAGACAGCAACAATTTATATGTGATAGGTGCAATAAATGCTTTCTTACCTATTCTTCAAAATGATGCAGCAACTGCACTACCAAAAAGACTAGCCAAGCTTGTCCAACATTGCTTTGATTCTAAAACGCATTATTACTCCTCTAAAGACAACTTGATGTACCTTAACTACTCAGGGCTTGAATCATTAATTTACTTTGAGTCTGCGACTGCTTTGGAAGTCAGTGAACAAAAAATCGCGGAGACAATGGCGTCGCAAATATCTATTGGTCTTGAAAATGTAAATTTATATAGTAAGTTGAAGACAACATCGTTTAACGACTGGTTAACTAAGCTTCCTAATAGAAATGAATTTATTAATCTAATAAGTGCAATGAAAACGGATCTCACCGTTCGAAAGCAGTTAGCGCTTGTCGACTTGAGCCATTTTTCCGATATCAATGACGGACTAGGACAAGATATCGGCAACTCTTTGTTAGTGGCTGTATCTAAACGGCTAGTAAATTCTTTTAGCGATGGAATTCAAATAGGTCGTATTACTGGGGATGTATTTGGCATTATCGGAGATGCAAGTTTTGTGGCGCCCCATATTATTAATGATTTGTTCAGAGAGCCTTTTTCGGTTAGTTCTCATGCGCTACTGATCAATGTAAATATCGGCTTTTATGAAATACAGGCCAATGTCGACGCTATTTATCAACTGCGTTGCGCTAACGTTGCGCTTAATCATGCAAAGAAAAGCATTTCAAAAAATGCTGCATTCTATTCACCTGCGATGGATGACGAAACTCGAAAGCGCTTAGATATTATCAGAAATTTACAGCATGACTTTGAATGCGAAAAACTTGAAGTCTGGTATCAACCACAAATTGATCTGCTGACAGAAGAAACGGTAGGGGTTGAAGCGTTATTACGTTGGCGTGATTCAAAAGGAGAGTTTATATCTCCAGAGGTTTTTGTCCCGCTTGCTGAGTATTCCGGCTTAATTGTTGAAATCGGTAAATGGGTGTTAGCTGAGAGTGTGCGTCGGCTGAAAGTATTAATCGCAGCGGGCTATTCGCATATTCGAATGGCAGTTAATGTGTCAGTCCTGCAATTCAGAGATCAGAGTTTCGTTAATTACGTAAAATATGTCATCGATTTGCATGGAATACCGCCTAAGCTATTGGAGTTGGAAATCACTGAATCGGTTGTAATGGATGAACCAGAAATAGTAATACAAGCGCTTAATCAACTCAAAGCATTCGGCGTACATATTGCGATTGACGATTTTGGCACGGGATTTTCTTCTATGAGTTATATTCAAAAACTCCCCTTGGACCGTCTTAAAATTGATAGATCGTTTGTTAAAGATATAGATACTAACAAAGATGCATTTATAGCACAGGCAATCGTTAATTTAGGAAAGCAGTTGGGTCTTATTACGATTGCAGAGGGTGTCGAGAGAAAAAGCCAAGCCAGCCAAATGCTAAAGCTGGGTACCGATGAGGCGCAGGGATACTTGTTTGCAAAGCCAATGCCATTCAGTGATCTTAAAACATACCTACTGTCGCACAGTTACCAAAAAGTTGCGCCAGATAATACCTAA
- a CDS encoding assimilatory sulfite reductase (NADPH) flavoprotein subunit has product MTTNNGNNNFSALTEQQLQLLSSAASSLNSNQLIWASGFLAGLAGAANALPIPASSQTTEQASLQPTLTILYGSQTGNSKGVANSYKASALEQGYKANVVSMSDYKPRQLKNETHLVVIVSTHGEGDAPDDAVELYEFLASKKAPKLPNLKFAVVGLGDTSYEFFCQTGKDFESRLLALGATALVERLDCDVDYESVVADWTVSLNAKLKDELKPVVTEQVINLTPAANAVAESLYNKKNPFAASLSESLKITARDSVKDIRHIEVSLEGSGIVYKPGDALGVWFSNDEAMVQRILAATSTNAEDKVLIAETEFTLLDALLNKLELTLSYPGFVKKYQAQTAHQELAELMEDKAALREYLSVSQIVDITEKFPAKISAQELVDALRPITPRLYSIASSQAEVEDEVHLTVAHIEYEANGFTHQGGASGFLSTRLKEGDKLNVYVENNDNFRLPSDPNTPIIMIGPGTGIAPFRAFMQERDAVEAEGKNWLFFGNPNFTQDFLYQTEWQGYLKSGLLSKISLAFSRDQANKIYVQDRLKENGKEVFDWLEQGAHFYICGDALRMAKDVETTLLDLVAEHGNKTTAEAKEYVTNLRKSKRYQKDVY; this is encoded by the coding sequence ATGACAACAAATAACGGCAACAACAACTTTTCAGCATTAACAGAACAGCAACTACAGTTGCTTTCTAGTGCGGCTTCTTCTTTAAATAGCAACCAGCTTATCTGGGCAAGCGGTTTCTTAGCTGGCTTAGCGGGTGCTGCTAATGCGCTACCGATCCCTGCTTCTTCACAAACAACAGAACAAGCATCCTTGCAGCCTACGTTGACCATCCTTTATGGCTCGCAAACAGGTAACTCAAAAGGCGTAGCTAATAGCTATAAAGCCTCTGCGTTAGAGCAAGGATACAAAGCAAATGTAGTAAGCATGAGCGACTATAAGCCGCGTCAGTTGAAAAATGAAACTCATCTCGTTGTTATTGTTAGTACCCACGGCGAGGGAGATGCTCCTGATGATGCCGTGGAATTATACGAGTTCTTAGCAAGTAAAAAAGCGCCTAAACTGCCAAATCTAAAGTTTGCGGTAGTGGGTTTGGGCGACACCAGTTATGAATTCTTCTGTCAAACCGGCAAGGACTTTGAGTCTCGTTTGTTAGCCCTTGGTGCAACGGCCTTAGTTGAAAGATTAGATTGCGATGTTGACTACGAGTCGGTAGTCGCTGACTGGACTGTATCGTTGAATGCCAAGTTAAAAGATGAATTAAAGCCAGTGGTAACCGAGCAGGTGATTAATTTGACTCCCGCCGCCAACGCTGTCGCTGAGTCTCTTTACAATAAAAAGAACCCGTTCGCCGCTAGCTTGAGTGAAAGCTTGAAAATAACGGCGCGAGATTCGGTCAAAGATATTCGCCATATTGAAGTTTCTTTAGAAGGCAGTGGAATTGTATACAAACCCGGCGATGCACTAGGCGTTTGGTTTAGCAACGACGAAGCAATGGTACAGCGCATATTAGCAGCGACCTCAACAAACGCTGAAGACAAAGTATTAATTGCTGAGACCGAGTTTACACTGCTCGATGCCCTGCTTAATAAACTTGAACTGACCTTAAGTTATCCAGGTTTTGTGAAAAAATATCAAGCGCAAACCGCGCATCAGGAACTCGCAGAGCTAATGGAAGATAAAGCGGCTTTGAGAGAATACTTATCTGTTTCGCAAATTGTTGATATTACCGAGAAGTTCCCCGCTAAAATTTCAGCTCAAGAACTCGTAGATGCGCTTAGACCTATCACGCCAAGACTTTACTCTATCGCATCAAGTCAAGCTGAGGTAGAGGATGAAGTGCATTTAACAGTTGCCCACATCGAGTATGAAGCCAACGGTTTCACTCACCAAGGTGGTGCTTCTGGTTTCCTTTCAACTCGATTGAAAGAAGGCGATAAGCTGAATGTTTACGTTGAAAATAACGATAACTTCAGACTTCCATCCGATCCAAATACGCCGATTATTATGATCGGTCCAGGCACAGGTATAGCGCCATTTAGAGCATTTATGCAAGAGCGAGATGCGGTAGAAGCAGAGGGTAAGAATTGGTTGTTTTTCGGTAATCCCAATTTTACCCAAGATTTTTTATATCAAACCGAATGGCAAGGCTATTTAAAGTCGGGTTTGTTGAGCAAAATAAGCTTAGCGTTTTCTCGTGACCAGGCCAACAAGATTTATGTCCAAGACAGATTGAAAGAGAACGGCAAGGAAGTGTTTGATTGGTTGGAGCAGGGCGCTCATTTTTATATCTGTGGCGACGCTTTACGAATGGCTAAAGACGTGGAAACCACTTTATTAGACTTAGTCGCTGAGCATGGCAATAAAACCACTGCTGAAGCAAAAGAATACGTAACGAACTTACGCAAATCAAAACGTTACCAGAAGGATGTTTACTAA
- the cysI gene encoding assimilatory sulfite reductase (NADPH) hemoprotein subunit, with protein sequence MSDDNKFKVEGKLADNERMKGQSHLLRGTISDDLKDDVTGGFTADNFQLIRFHGMYQQDDRDIRAERTKQKLEPLHNVMLRARLPGGVIQPHQWLVIDKFAADYTMYGSIRLTTRQTFQFHGVLKPNMKLMHQTLHKAGIDSIATAGDVNRNVLCTSNPIESKVHKQAWDWATKISEHLLPKTNAYAEIWLDGEKVDSTQEDEPILGKNYLPRKFKTTIVIPPQNDVDVHANDLNFVAIAEDGELIGFNVLVGGGLAMTHGDHSTFPRKADDFGFIELDKTLDIAAAVLSTQRDWGNRVNRKNAKTKYTLERVGVENFKAEVEKRAGVKFAASRAYEFTSRGDRFGWVEGIDGKHHLTLFIENGRILDYPGKTLKTGCAEIAKIHQGDFRMTANQNLIVAGVALEQKARIEALAIKHGLMEASVSNQRKDSMACVSLPTCPLAMAEAERYLPEAVTEIEGILAKHGMQDDSIIYRVTGCPNGCGRAMLAEVGLVGKGPGKYNFHIGGDRQGTRIPRMYKENITDTEIMGHLDELIGRWSKERTPSESFGDYVIRAGIIAPVVDSARDFYD encoded by the coding sequence ATGAGCGACGACAACAAATTTAAAGTTGAAGGTAAACTTGCTGATAACGAGCGAATGAAAGGGCAAAGCCACTTGCTTCGCGGCACGATTTCTGACGATTTGAAAGACGACGTTACTGGCGGTTTCACTGCAGATAACTTCCAACTTATTCGTTTTCACGGAATGTACCAGCAGGATGACCGCGATATTCGTGCAGAAAGAACGAAACAAAAACTGGAGCCTCTGCATAATGTGATGCTTCGTGCCCGACTACCTGGTGGCGTTATTCAACCCCATCAATGGTTGGTAATTGATAAATTCGCAGCCGATTACACTATGTATGGCAGTATTCGTTTAACTACTCGTCAAACTTTCCAGTTTCACGGGGTCCTTAAACCTAATATGAAGCTGATGCATCAAACCTTGCATAAAGCAGGTATAGACTCTATTGCGACAGCCGGTGACGTTAACCGCAACGTACTGTGTACATCGAATCCTATTGAGTCAAAAGTACATAAACAGGCGTGGGATTGGGCGACAAAAATCAGTGAGCATTTGTTACCAAAAACAAATGCCTACGCTGAAATTTGGCTAGACGGTGAAAAAGTTGATTCAACGCAAGAAGATGAGCCAATACTAGGTAAGAATTATTTACCGCGTAAGTTTAAAACAACCATTGTGATACCACCTCAAAACGATGTGGACGTGCATGCAAATGATTTGAATTTTGTTGCGATTGCCGAAGATGGTGAGCTTATCGGTTTCAATGTCCTTGTGGGCGGTGGCTTAGCGATGACTCACGGTGACCATTCTACGTTCCCTCGTAAAGCTGATGATTTTGGCTTTATTGAATTGGATAAGACTCTCGATATTGCCGCTGCTGTATTGTCAACGCAGCGCGATTGGGGCAACAGGGTTAATCGTAAAAATGCAAAGACCAAATACACCTTAGAGCGCGTTGGTGTTGAGAATTTCAAAGCGGAAGTAGAAAAACGTGCTGGCGTTAAGTTCGCAGCAAGCAGAGCATACGAATTCACTAGTCGTGGCGATCGTTTTGGATGGGTTGAAGGAATTGATGGCAAGCATCACCTGACGTTGTTCATTGAAAACGGCCGTATTCTGGATTATCCAGGTAAAACGCTGAAAACAGGCTGCGCAGAAATCGCTAAAATACATCAGGGTGATTTTAGAATGACGGCCAACCAAAACCTGATCGTTGCAGGCGTCGCGCTTGAACAAAAAGCACGCATAGAAGCGCTTGCTATTAAACATGGTTTGATGGAAGCCAGCGTATCTAATCAACGTAAAGACTCTATGGCTTGTGTGTCATTGCCAACATGCCCTCTTGCTATGGCAGAAGCTGAGCGTTATTTGCCAGAGGCTGTGACTGAAATTGAAGGCATACTTGCAAAACACGGTATGCAAGATGACAGTATTATTTATAGGGTAACAGGCTGCCCGAATGGCTGTGGTCGTGCAATGCTGGCCGAAGTTGGTTTGGTAGGGAAGGGCCCCGGTAAATATAACTTCCATATTGGAGGAGACCGTCAGGGCACCAGAATACCTCGTATGTATAAAGAGAATATTACCGATACAGAAATTATGGGGCACTTAGATGAATTAATTGGTCGCTGGTCAAAAGAGCGAACTCCTAGTGAATCGTTTGGTGACTACGTAATTAGAGCCGGCATCATCGCACCTGTTGTCGACTCTGCAAGGGACTTCTATGACTAA
- a CDS encoding phosphoadenylyl-sulfate reductase, whose amino-acid sequence MTNLAHQLRPEGTLDFDIDSEFLVELNQTLEAMPVIKRVEWALDNLPSNHMLSSSFGAQSAVMLHLINQVAPGTPVVLTDTGYLFPETYQFIDEMVSRLDLNLHVYSAKLSAAWQEARHGKLWEQGVEGIEIYNKLNKVEPMKRAIDDLNVKTWFAGLRRDQSDSRGNLKVLQKQSKQFKIHPILDQSNKQLHEYLKANQLPYHPLWEKGFVSIGDWHTTMALQDGMSEQDTRFFGLKRECGLHEFGDGDGI is encoded by the coding sequence ATGACTAATCTAGCACATCAATTAAGACCAGAAGGGACACTTGATTTCGATATTGATAGCGAGTTTCTGGTTGAGTTAAACCAGACGCTTGAAGCCATGCCTGTTATAAAACGTGTTGAATGGGCCTTAGACAATTTACCTAGCAATCATATGCTGTCTTCGAGTTTTGGTGCTCAGTCTGCAGTGATGCTTCATTTGATCAACCAAGTAGCGCCAGGCACACCGGTAGTGCTTACAGACACCGGTTACTTATTTCCAGAAACATACCAATTTATTGATGAGATGGTGTCGCGTTTAGATTTAAATTTGCATGTTTACTCCGCGAAACTCAGTGCTGCTTGGCAAGAAGCGCGACACGGTAAATTATGGGAACAGGGCGTGGAAGGCATTGAAATATATAATAAGTTAAACAAAGTTGAACCGATGAAGCGGGCAATTGACGATCTTAATGTCAAAACTTGGTTTGCGGGCTTGCGCAGAGATCAATCCGATTCACGCGGCAACCTTAAAGTCCTACAAAAGCAGAGCAAGCAATTTAAGATTCACCCTATTCTTGATCAATCGAACAAGCAACTGCATGAATACCTGAAAGCGAATCAATTGCCTTATCACCCCCTATGGGAAAAAGGTTTCGTTTCGATTGGCGATTGGCACACAACGATGGCTTTGCAAGACGGAATGTCAGAGCAAGATACGCGCTTCTTTGGCTTGAAGCGTGAGTGTGGTTTACATGAATTTGGTGATGGCGATGGTATATAA
- a CDS encoding TIGR04219 family outer membrane beta-barrel protein, which yields MKKSLLGCALLAAAAVAPVQADTLLGAYVGAQAWNMGVDGGFSNNESVTNFSFDDQTNGSFYVALEHPVPLIPNIKINRTMLDTNGVTTLTSTFEFNDEVYSADTNLTTDIEMTGTDFILYYEILDNDLVSIDVGINGKYIDGTIMVSETSGNRMVSEDFSGVIPMGYAKAEVGLPFTGLGLYAEGSFLALGDSTVSDFQAAITYSFVETLALDMTLQAGYRSMKVELDDLDDLYTNLDFKGVFVGLEFDF from the coding sequence ATGAAGAAGTCACTTTTAGGTTGTGCGTTGTTAGCAGCTGCAGCAGTTGCTCCGGTGCAGGCCGATACCCTACTTGGCGCTTATGTAGGAGCGCAGGCATGGAATATGGGCGTAGACGGTGGCTTTTCTAATAACGAAAGTGTCACTAACTTTTCGTTTGATGATCAAACAAATGGTTCATTCTATGTTGCATTAGAGCATCCTGTTCCATTGATACCAAATATTAAAATAAACCGAACAATGTTAGACACGAATGGCGTGACGACACTTACGTCAACGTTTGAGTTTAACGACGAGGTTTATAGTGCAGACACCAACCTGACGACAGACATTGAAATGACAGGTACAGATTTTATTTTGTACTATGAAATTCTAGATAACGACCTAGTAAGTATCGATGTAGGTATCAACGGTAAATACATTGACGGTACTATTATGGTATCGGAAACGAGCGGCAACAGAATGGTATCTGAAGACTTTTCAGGCGTTATCCCTATGGGATATGCAAAAGCTGAAGTTGGATTACCGTTTACTGGTTTGGGACTTTATGCTGAAGGCAGTTTTTTAGCGTTAGGCGATAGCACCGTATCAGACTTTCAAGCAGCTATTACCTATAGTTTCGTTGAAACGCTTGCTTTGGATATGACCTTGCAAGCAGGTTATAGATCGATGAAGGTTGAGTTAGATGACCTCGACGACCTGTATACAAATCTTGATTTTAAAGGTGTATTCGTCGGTTTAGAATTTGATTTTTAA
- the fabR gene encoding HTH-type transcriptional repressor FabR: MSRQEQKLQTRQRIVDAAFSLLDEDKSLSAMSLREVARAAGIAPTSFYRHFTDINDLGLTLVDEAGLALRQLMRQARQRIEAGGGVIDISVDTFMEFITDNKNVFRLLLREHTGTSGAFRAAVAREIQHFIEELSDYIVLQLRLPRAIATMQAEAMVKLVFSAGAEALDSDKSSVAETAKRVKLQLRFVQLGALQYSLR, encoded by the coding sequence ATGAGTAGACAAGAACAAAAACTCCAAACAAGACAACGTATCGTAGATGCCGCCTTTAGCTTATTAGATGAAGATAAAAGTCTATCTGCTATGAGCTTGCGCGAAGTAGCTCGCGCAGCTGGAATAGCACCCACTTCTTTTTATCGGCATTTCACTGATATTAATGACCTCGGCTTAACACTAGTTGATGAGGCAGGCTTAGCGCTGCGCCAATTAATGCGCCAAGCCAGGCAGCGGATAGAGGCCGGTGGCGGAGTTATAGACATTTCCGTTGATACCTTTATGGAATTTATCACCGATAATAAAAACGTCTTTCGTTTGTTGCTGCGCGAACACACGGGCACTTCTGGCGCGTTTCGAGCAGCTGTTGCCAGAGAAATACAGCACTTTATTGAAGAGCTCAGTGACTATATTGTTTTGCAGTTAAGGTTACCGCGAGCAATTGCGACAATGCAGGCGGAAGCTATGGTGAAGCTTGTATTCAGTGCCGGCGCAGAGGCGCTTGATTCCGACAAATCCTCAGTTGCTGAAACGGCCAAACGAGTCAAGCTTCAACTCCGCTTTGTGCAGCTTGGTGCATTACAGTACTCGTTACGCTAA
- a CDS encoding PspC domain-containing protein, translating into MKTVINDKRLFRDANRAVISGVCAGVARYLDVDPVWVRAGAIVSMIFLTVPTALAYVLAILLLRYK; encoded by the coding sequence ATGAAAACAGTAATTAATGATAAAAGACTATTTAGAGACGCTAACCGCGCTGTTATTTCTGGTGTTTGCGCTGGCGTAGCAAGATACTTGGATGTCGATCCTGTTTGGGTTAGAGCTGGTGCCATTGTAAGTATGATTTTCTTAACCGTTCCCACCGCATTGGCCTATGTTTTGGCAATCCTTTTGTTGCGGTATAAGTAG